In a genomic window of Pseudomonadota bacterium:
- a CDS encoding TIGR03617 family F420-dependent LLM class oxidoreductase, with protein sequence MKIDTFMAPGAPARIAALAKEYDALGFDCIWTFEAMSDAFIPLAHAAAAAPRIEIGTNIAVAFARSPFSMAQIAWDLQRDSGGRFHLGLGTQVRAHVEKRFSMPFDQPAARVTDYIRCVRAIWDTFQTGARPNYEGPFYRFKLINAFFTPGPIEHPNIPVYLAGVNTGMCRAAGEVADGFHVHPVHTVEYLREVVCPTIAEGARSAGRDASKIALYAPVFIITGETQAETDAMEQLVRRQISFYGATPTYASVFEHHGYNDLGRQLNGLLREGKLDDMAAAIPAPLLEKICIIDAPGNIGKRIRERYDGLLDRVALYRSMGGDGEFNRWRELIDAVHA encoded by the coding sequence CATGAGCGATGCCTTCATTCCGCTTGCCCACGCGGCGGCCGCCGCGCCGCGTATCGAGATTGGCACCAACATCGCGGTGGCCTTCGCGCGCTCGCCGTTTTCCATGGCGCAGATAGCCTGGGACCTGCAGCGTGACTCCGGCGGTCGTTTTCATCTCGGCCTCGGCACCCAGGTGCGCGCCCATGTCGAGAAGCGTTTCTCCATGCCTTTCGATCAGCCGGCGGCGCGCGTCACCGATTACATCCGCTGCGTGCGCGCGATCTGGGACACTTTCCAGACCGGCGCGCGTCCCAACTACGAAGGGCCGTTCTATCGCTTCAAACTGATCAACGCGTTCTTCACGCCCGGACCCATCGAACACCCGAACATCCCGGTCTACCTGGCCGGCGTGAACACCGGCATGTGTCGCGCGGCGGGCGAGGTGGCCGACGGCTTCCACGTGCATCCGGTGCATACCGTCGAATACTTGCGCGAAGTGGTGTGCCCGACCATCGCCGAGGGCGCCCGCTCGGCGGGGCGCGATGCGTCGAAGATTGCCCTCTACGCGCCGGTCTTCATCATCACCGGCGAGACCCAGGCCGAGACCGATGCGATGGAACAGCTGGTGCGGCGCCAGATCTCGTTCTACGGCGCCACGCCGACCTATGCCAGCGTGTTTGAGCACCACGGTTACAACGATCTCGGCCGCCAGTTGAACGGCCTGTTGCGCGAAGGCAAGCTCGACGACATGGCGGCCGCCATTCCGGCGCCATTGCTCGAGAAGATCTGCATCATCGATGCGCCGGGCAACATCGGCAAACGCATACGCGAACGCTATGACGGCCTGCTCGACCGCGTCGCGCTGTATCGCTCCATGGGCGGCGACGGCGAGTTCAACCGCTGGCGCGAACTCATCGACGCCGTGCACGCCTGA
- the hemN gene encoding oxygen-independent coproporphyrinogen III oxidase, translating to MSSVASNPSRELFSAELVAKYDRSGPRYTSYPTAAQFQDYGVADYERAARASNVGGAELSLYVHIPFCSTVCFYCGCNKVITKNRAHAVTYLEGLAREVGMQAALYDRQRVVRQMHWGGGTPTFLDRAQLSGLMGLLTDNFRCEPGPDSEYSIEIDPRACAPGTLAHLRELGFNRVSFGVQDFDPYVQVAVNRIQSQAVTFGAIQEARNAGFGSVSLDLIYGLPRQTRASFARTLAEVIAIRPERLSIFNYAHMPHLFKSQNRIDASTLPPPAEKLAILHHTIDVLTEADYQYIGMDHFALPHDELARAQRAGTLHRNFQGYSTHAGCDLVGLGVSAIGMLEGSYHQNRKALPEYYAALEAGQLCVTRGVVLDDDDRVRRHVIMRLVCAQDLDIAATEARFGISFKDYFREELVALGGMAEDGLVEIEPAVIRVREAGRMFLRQICMCFDRYVSRVEHSTRYSRAI from the coding sequence ATGAGCAGCGTTGCCTCAAACCCGTCCCGCGAATTGTTTTCCGCCGAGCTCGTCGCCAAGTACGACCGTAGCGGCCCGCGCTACACCTCCTACCCGACCGCCGCGCAATTCCAGGACTACGGCGTGGCCGATTACGAGCGCGCCGCGCGCGCCAGCAACGTCGGGGGCGCCGAGCTTTCGCTGTACGTGCACATCCCGTTCTGTTCCACGGTGTGTTTCTACTGCGGTTGCAACAAGGTCATCACCAAGAACCGCGCGCACGCCGTCACCTACCTCGAAGGCCTGGCGCGCGAGGTCGGCATGCAGGCTGCGCTCTATGACCGCCAGCGCGTGGTGCGGCAGATGCACTGGGGCGGCGGTACGCCCACCTTTCTCGACCGCGCGCAGCTCAGCGGGCTGATGGGATTGCTCACGGACAATTTCCGCTGTGAGCCCGGGCCCGACAGCGAATACTCCATCGAAATCGACCCGCGCGCCTGCGCGCCCGGCACCCTCGCGCATCTGCGTGAACTCGGCTTCAACCGCGTCAGCTTCGGCGTGCAGGATTTCGACCCCTACGTGCAGGTCGCGGTCAACCGCATTCAAAGCCAGGCCGTGACCTTTGGCGCGATCCAGGAAGCGCGCAACGCCGGCTTCGGCTCGGTCAGTCTCGATCTCATCTACGGTCTGCCGCGCCAGACCCGCGCCAGCTTTGCGCGCACCCTGGCCGAAGTGATCGCCATCCGCCCCGAGCGCCTGTCGATCTTCAACTACGCGCACATGCCGCACCTGTTCAAGAGCCAGAACCGCATCGATGCCTCGACCTTGCCGCCGCCGGCCGAGAAGCTCGCCATCCTCCATCACACCATCGACGTGTTGACCGAGGCCGACTACCAGTACATCGGCATGGACCATTTCGCCTTGCCGCACGACGAACTGGCGCGCGCGCAGCGCGCCGGCACGCTGCATCGAAATTTCCAGGGCTATTCCACCCACGCCGGCTGCGACCTGGTCGGCCTGGGGGTCAGTGCCATCGGCATGCTGGAAGGCAGCTACCATCAAAATCGCAAGGCGCTGCCCGAGTATTACGCGGCGCTGGAAGCCGGTCAGTTGTGCGTCACGCGCGGCGTGGTGCTGGACGACGACGATCGTGTGCGTCGCCACGTGATCATGCGCCTGGTATGCGCGCAGGATCTCGACATCGCCGCCACCGAGGCGCGTTTCGGTATTTCCTTCAAGGACTATTTTCGCGAGGAACTGGTCGCTCTCGGCGGCATGGCCGAGGATGGCCTGGTCGAGATCGAGCCCGCCGTGATCCGCGTGCGCGAGGCCGGCCGCATGTTCCTGCGACAGATCTGCATGTGCTTCGACCGCTATGTCAGCCGCGTCGAACACAGCACCCGATACTCTCGCGCCATTTGA